The following proteins are co-located in the Planctomycetota bacterium genome:
- a CDS encoding polysaccharide deacetylase family protein, with product MGSDRFTWPKGRRAAVSLSFDDARLSQVDRGMALFDAHGVRATFYVSPGGVTARLDGWKRAVAAGHEIGNHTVHHPCSGNFAWSRQKALEDYSLERMERELLDANRFVAETLGVTPVTFAYPCGQAYVGRGRDTASYVPLVAQHFLVGRSAGNEIHNDPAFCDLAQAASLGSDGKSFEQLRAMVDRAVADGGWLILCGHEIGDSGFQVTLASAVDALCRYCKDPANGVWIDTVAAIGAHVEKHR from the coding sequence ATGGGATCAGACCGCTTCACATGGCCCAAGGGCCGTCGCGCGGCGGTGAGCCTGAGCTTCGACGACGCGCGGCTGAGCCAGGTTGACCGCGGCATGGCCCTCTTCGACGCGCACGGCGTGCGGGCCACCTTCTACGTCTCGCCCGGCGGCGTGACGGCGCGCCTGGACGGCTGGAAGCGCGCGGTCGCCGCCGGCCACGAGATCGGCAACCACACGGTCCACCACCCGTGCAGCGGCAACTTCGCCTGGTCGCGCCAGAAGGCGCTCGAGGACTACTCGCTCGAGCGGATGGAGCGCGAGCTGCTCGACGCCAACCGATTCGTCGCCGAGACGCTGGGCGTCACGCCCGTCACGTTCGCCTACCCGTGCGGGCAGGCCTATGTGGGCCGCGGGCGCGATACGGCGAGCTACGTGCCGCTCGTCGCCCAGCATTTCCTCGTGGGGCGCAGCGCGGGCAACGAGATTCACAACGACCCCGCCTTCTGCGATCTCGCGCAGGCCGCCAGCCTGGGCTCCGACGGCAAGAGCTTCGAGCAACTGCGGGCGATGGTGGACCGCGCCGTGGCCGACGGCGGCTGGCTGATCCTGTGCGGCCACGAGATCGGCGACAGCGGGTTCCAGGTCACTCTCGCCTCGGCGGTTGACGCCCTGTGCCGCTACTGCAAAGACCCGGCGAACGGGGTGTGGATTGACACCGTCGCTGCGATCGGCGCGCATGTCGAGAAACACAGGTAA
- a CDS encoding sugar phosphate isomerase/epimerase family protein — MIELSMHTDNWRCLSGSFKQACEAAKKFGLKHIEFGVVDGQDFIEGLGYSPAVSLDTNPIKLRRYLDSMGLRPSQIDAAYPITGPLGSTFAVRYAQRAIEFAHLIGCPRVDTTDGQFKPAGYTDDEVLAITKENYRQILEWAEDFQVIVNIETHGPYTTNPDILDRMLNFFDTPYLRFNLDTGNTFISGGNPVDFLRRFLPKLSYMHIKDVSPALAAAARGEETGIAMSESPIGKGVNAKNIRECIKLLKKAKWSGVLSIECSGTDANLKASIAWLRKQLQA; from the coding sequence ATGATCGAACTGAGCATGCACACCGACAACTGGCGCTGCCTCAGCGGCTCGTTCAAGCAGGCCTGCGAGGCCGCCAAGAAGTTCGGCCTCAAACACATCGAGTTCGGCGTGGTGGACGGGCAGGACTTCATCGAGGGCCTGGGCTACAGCCCCGCCGTGTCGCTCGACACCAACCCGATCAAGCTGCGCCGCTACCTCGACTCGATGGGCCTCCGGCCCTCGCAGATTGACGCCGCCTATCCCATCACCGGACCGCTCGGCTCCACGTTCGCCGTCCGCTACGCCCAGCGCGCCATCGAGTTCGCCCACCTGATCGGCTGCCCGCGGGTGGACACCACGGACGGCCAGTTCAAGCCCGCCGGCTACACCGACGACGAGGTGCTGGCCATCACGAAGGAAAACTACCGCCAGATTCTCGAGTGGGCCGAGGACTTCCAGGTCATCGTGAATATCGAAACCCACGGCCCCTACACCACCAACCCCGACATCCTCGACCGCATGCTCAACTTCTTCGACACGCCGTACCTGCGGTTCAACCTCGACACCGGCAACACCTTCATCTCGGGCGGCAACCCGGTGGACTTCCTGCGGCGCTTCCTGCCGAAGCTGAGCTACATGCACATCAAGGACGTGAGCCCGGCGCTCGCCGCGGCCGCGCGGGGCGAGGAGACCGGCATCGCGATGAGCGAATCGCCCATCGGCAAGGGCGTGAACGCGAAGAACATCCGCGAGTGCATCAAGCTTCTCAAGAAGGCCAAGTGGAGCGGCGTGCTCTCGATCGAGTGCAGCGGCACCGACGCCAACCTCAAGGCCAGCATC